One part of the Aliivibrio fischeri ATCC 7744 = JCM 18803 = DSM 507 genome encodes these proteins:
- a CDS encoding TSUP family transporter: protein MEFLEPSTLIILGLVAFIAGFIDAVAGGGGMLTVPALLSIGLPPHIALGTNKLAASFASSTAALTYFKKKLFDPHFWKASFVATLFGATCGTLLVNYISTEWLEKGLPLIILAAAIYTIWHPQPKADQNQLPDITPKLKTQQIIQVLSLGFYDGVAGPGTGAFWTVSSMAMYRLNILLASGLAKAMNFTSNFTSLVTFAILGHINWALGLTMGACLMVGAFIGAHSAIRFGSKFIRPVFVTVVCILAVKLALDAWF, encoded by the coding sequence ATGGAATTTCTCGAACCATCAACCCTCATCATCCTAGGGTTAGTTGCTTTTATTGCTGGATTTATTGATGCTGTTGCAGGCGGAGGAGGGATGTTAACCGTTCCTGCTCTACTCTCAATAGGGCTTCCCCCACACATAGCTTTAGGTACAAATAAGTTAGCCGCAAGTTTTGCTTCATCTACGGCTGCACTCACCTACTTTAAAAAGAAGTTGTTTGACCCTCATTTTTGGAAAGCCTCTTTTGTCGCAACGTTATTTGGCGCAACATGTGGAACTTTGCTGGTTAACTATATTTCAACGGAATGGCTTGAAAAAGGATTACCTTTAATTATTTTAGCTGCTGCAATTTATACTATTTGGCATCCACAACCAAAGGCAGATCAAAATCAATTACCTGATATCACACCTAAACTAAAGACTCAGCAGATTATTCAAGTCTTATCTTTAGGATTTTATGATGGTGTTGCAGGTCCTGGAACGGGTGCGTTTTGGACGGTGAGCAGCATGGCGATGTATCGTCTAAACATCTTATTAGCATCAGGTTTAGCAAAAGCTATGAATTTCACCAGTAACTTTACTTCACTGGTTACCTTTGCAATTCTTGGCCATATTAACTGGGCACTAGGTTTAACTATGGGCGCCTGCTTAATGGTCGGTGCATTTATTGGTGCACACTCAGCTATTCGTTTTGGCTCTAAGTTTATTCGACCAGTGTTTGTAACTGTGGTTTGTATCTTGGCTGTTAAACTCGCTTTAGACGCTTGGTTCTAA
- the rsmS gene encoding pleiotropic regulatory protein RsmS produces METEVEVQTETPNPLDNAPDEIKLAVDLIYLLESNEVDKETAIKALEIVLSDFKNK; encoded by the coding sequence ATTGAAACCGAAGTTGAAGTTCAAACAGAGACTCCTAACCCTCTAGATAACGCACCGGATGAAATCAAATTAGCAGTAGATTTAATCTATCTTCTTGAAAGCAACGAAGTAGACAAAGAAACAGCAATCAAAGCATTAGAGATTGTGCTCTCCGACTTCAAGAATAAATAA
- the tssA gene encoding type VI secretion system protein TssA yields the protein MFSYDSILSDISDKDRLGTDLTYEPEFELIEEEIKKSTNLFATSKTDWSAVHDNSLNLLNETSKDYRLLYWLCLSITKRNLAIDHNELIRVINDFIIKFKDDIYPRRKRSLYSSINQIINIITDTTKSIIDNIDNINDADILITQLSVLDDSIESIFENNTDNLSSVISLIKKLKKRLKSETENNEIVTAQSIPSAPTQAPSTTSTISFSQDDITNDRDANKAFRHLQDVARTLSKYWLSQKLSDEKVYQLNRTLTWLTISQLPASNDDNVTMLKPVPQARIQYFQQLKAELNHSTLIIEMEESLSKSPFWIDGHFMVWESLTALNHHDAAQNITDQLSLLINKTPSITDLKFDDGTEFASESTKAWIQQQCSISTHAATAPVNHFDESQNSSDWEDAFQEALTLLQQHSLNEVMQPLIRGHHQSRSDREAFFWQFTQAKLLFQSSKYDLANSLFSWLDKQYSQSVLAHWDPILEERLLELWLQCHNKLSKKDQDSQLLTHIRERLCCLNPIRVLN from the coding sequence ATGTTTTCTTACGACTCAATCCTTTCTGATATATCAGATAAGGATCGCTTAGGCACAGATTTAACTTATGAGCCTGAGTTTGAATTAATTGAAGAAGAAATAAAAAAATCAACGAATCTGTTTGCTACAAGCAAGACGGACTGGTCTGCCGTGCATGATAACTCATTGAATTTACTAAATGAAACTAGTAAGGATTATAGGTTACTTTACTGGTTGTGCTTATCTATAACTAAGAGAAATCTTGCTATTGATCATAATGAGTTAATCCGTGTTATTAATGATTTCATCATTAAATTCAAAGACGATATTTACCCAAGAAGAAAAAGAAGTCTATATTCCTCTATTAATCAAATCATTAATATAATTACAGATACCACAAAATCTATTATCGATAATATAGACAATATAAATGATGCAGATATATTAATTACACAATTATCAGTATTAGATGATTCAATTGAGTCTATTTTTGAAAATAATACAGATAATTTATCTTCTGTTATTTCATTAATCAAAAAACTTAAAAAACGTTTAAAATCAGAAACCGAAAATAATGAGATAGTAACAGCACAATCTATACCATCTGCACCAACACAAGCTCCATCAACAACATCAACTATCTCATTTTCTCAAGATGACATCACAAACGATAGAGATGCAAATAAAGCATTTCGTCACTTACAAGATGTAGCGAGAACACTCTCAAAATATTGGTTATCTCAGAAACTTAGTGACGAAAAAGTGTATCAATTAAACCGGACTTTAACCTGGTTAACCATATCTCAATTGCCAGCAAGTAATGACGATAATGTAACTATGTTAAAGCCTGTTCCTCAGGCCAGAATACAATATTTTCAACAATTAAAAGCAGAATTAAATCACTCTACATTAATTATAGAAATGGAAGAGAGCCTTTCTAAATCACCATTTTGGATCGATGGTCATTTCATGGTTTGGGAAAGTCTAACCGCACTTAATCATCATGATGCAGCACAAAACATCACTGATCAGCTGTCTTTATTAATCAACAAAACACCAAGCATCACGGATCTTAAATTCGATGATGGAACTGAGTTTGCTAGTGAATCAACAAAGGCTTGGATACAACAGCAGTGTTCGATTTCAACTCATGCTGCTACTGCCCCAGTAAATCATTTCGATGAATCACAAAATAGTAGTGACTGGGAAGATGCCTTCCAAGAAGCTCTCACATTGTTACAGCAGCACAGTTTAAACGAAGTGATGCAACCTCTTATTCGCGGTCATCACCAATCACGTTCCGATAGAGAAGCCTTTTTTTGGCAATTTACTCAAGCAAAACTGCTATTTCAATCCAGTAAATACGATTTAGCTAATTCACTTTTCTCATGGCTTGATAAGCAATATTCCCAATCCGTACTCGCTCATTGGGACCCTATTCTGGAAGAACGTTTACTTGAACTGTGGCTTCAATGCCATAACAAATTATCTAAAAAAGACCAAGACAGTCAGTTGCTGACACACATACGTGAAAGACTCTGCTGTTTAAACCCAATACGAGTTCTTAATTAA
- a CDS encoding primosomal replication protein: MTNFTSIEIMLEQLGKTAAEIDRRRGEQRLPLFDERLFGCRSRYLVPCINEAKATLGSIQREEKANILTTQRAEYLTQMLVAQIEAIQREVATQRIRSNEPRPKGSYKKPISDMYQDLAQHQEWERRLAQMVNDQELAINQCHSFSQQQDLQQKLLATEKRLQRCKEAMIRLEQQITYREQHD, translated from the coding sequence ATGACTAATTTTACCTCTATCGAAATCATGCTAGAACAACTAGGTAAAACGGCGGCTGAAATTGACCGACGTCGAGGGGAACAGCGACTTCCTTTATTTGATGAACGTCTATTTGGATGCAGAAGCCGCTATCTTGTGCCCTGTATAAATGAAGCAAAAGCAACGCTTGGATCGATTCAGCGAGAAGAAAAAGCAAATATTCTTACTACACAAAGAGCTGAATATTTAACGCAAATGTTGGTTGCTCAAATTGAAGCGATACAAAGAGAAGTAGCAACTCAACGTATACGCTCTAACGAACCTCGTCCGAAGGGAAGCTATAAAAAACCCATTAGTGATATGTATCAAGACCTAGCTCAACACCAAGAGTGGGAACGCCGTTTAGCACAAATGGTAAATGATCAAGAACTGGCAATTAATCAATGTCATTCATTCTCTCAGCAGCAAGATCTACAACAAAAACTGCTAGCAACAGAAAAACGCTTACAACGCTGTAAAGAAGCAATGATCCGATTAGAACAACAAATTACTTATCGAGAGCAACATGACTAA